ACCATGCTGTAGCCCACGGCGATCAGCGCGTAGATCGAGCCCGTCGCCAGCCCGTTTACGACCTGCTGGAGAAAGTCCGTCATCCGGCGGTTCCCTGCTCGCGAGGCCTATTGGCTGAGGCTCTTGGTCAGCTCGGGATCGACGACGAAGGCGCCGTCCTTCACCTGCATGACCACGCCCGCCTTGCCCACGACATCGCCGTTCTCGTCGAAGCGGGTCGTACCGGTCGGCCCCTCGAACGTCACGCCGCGCACGATCTCGGCGAGATCGTCCTTCGTGGCGCCCTGCTCGATCGCCAGCTTGTAGATGAAGGGGATCTCGTAGCCGTAGGACGCCTGCTCGTTCGGCATCTCGCCGTAGGCTTCCTGGAAGGCGTTGACCCACGCCTGGTTCGCCTCGGAAGGGTTGGACGCGTTGTAGTAGGAGAAGACGTAGCTGCCCTCGGTCGCATCGCCGCCCAGGGTCATGTAGTCCCCCTGATCGACGCCGGCCGACGCGATGATCGCAAGGTCGCCGAGACCGACGCGGGAAAGCTGGCCGACCGCGGCGGCGGCGTCGTTGTAGTAGCCGTCGATCAGGAGAACGTCGGGATCGGCGCCGGCGATGTTGGTCAGCTGCGGCGTGAAGTTCTTGGTCTGGGCCGGCGTGTAGGTCTCCGACGCGACCAGTTCCAGACCACTGCCCGGCATGGCGTCCTGCTGGTACTGGAAGAGCTGCTGCCCGAAGTCGTCGCTCGCGTAGAGGATGGCGACGCGCTTCTTGTTCAGGACCTTGGCGAGATTGACGAGTTGGACCGCCTGCTGGGCATCGCTCGGGATGACGCGCGCGAAGTTGGTGTAGCCGCTGTCCTGGACCACGTCGGTGATCTTGGGCGAGGTCGAGCTGCCGGAAACTTCGGTCAGGCCCGCGCGATAGAAGATCGGCAGGGCCGCGAGAGTCGCCGAAGAGCAGACGTCGCCGATGACGGCGAAGACGTCGGGGTCGGAGGCGATCCGCGAGGCGGCGCTCGCCGCCTGGGTCGCCTGGCACTGAGTGTCGAGGAAGTCGAGCACCATCTCATCGCCGTTCACGCCGCCCTCGGCGTTGATCTGCTTGACGGCGAGCTCGACGCCGCGCTGCAAGGCGACGCCGTAGACGGCGTTGTCGCCGGTCATCGGCCCGATCACCGCCAGCTTGATCGGATCGGCAGCGGCCATGCCGCTCACGCTCATCGCGCCGAACGCTGCCGTCGTCAGCAGCAGGGAACGTCCACCTCGCCAGAGCATCGGTCCTTCTCCTCACATCGCCGCGCAGCCGTCTGCGCGTCAGGGCCGGAAGTCCCCGCCTGAACGGCGGGATGGATCGCGGTCAGCGCATATACAGACCGCCGCTGGCAACGAGCGTCTCGCCCGTCACGTATTGCGCGCCCGCGCCCGCGGTCAGCCAGAAGACGAGCTCGGCGACCTCCGCAGGCTCGGCGGCACGGCGCAGGGGAATGGTCGGCAGAAACCGTTCGAGACGGCCGCTCTTCATGTTGTTGGGCGTCTTTACCCAGCCGGGCGCCACGCCGTTGACCCGGATCTTCAAGGGCGCGAGCTCGAGCGCCAGCGTCTTCGTGGCGTTCGAGACGGCGGCCTTGGCGGCCGAATACAGAAGCTGGTTGTCGACCGCGGTCAGCGCGTCGATCGAGGAAAAATGCGTGATCGAGCCGCCTTCGACGAGCAGCGCCTTGGCGTGCTTGATGACCAGGAGCGTGCCCAGCACGTTGATGTCGAACACGTGCCGGTAGAGTTCGACCGTCATCGTGTCGAGATTGCTGGTCGGATAGACGCCGGCCGCGGTCACGACCGCATCGAGCACGTCGAAGCCGGCGGGCAGGTCCGCCAGCGCCGCCTTGACGGCGTCCTCGTCCGTGATGTCGCCGAGCCGCAGCAGGCAGTCGCCGTGCTCGGGCGCTCCAGGCGCGATGTCGAGCGCGACGACCTTCCATCCCGCCTCCAGGAAGCGCTCGGCCGTGGCCTTGCCCATGCCGTTGGAGGCGCCGGTGATCAGAGCGACGGGCATCCGTCCGCCGAAAGCCGATGTCATCGCAAATCCACCTTCCTGATGGTCAACAATCTGCATTCGAGAGGCAAGATGGCGCGGTGTCAAGCACGTTGCATGCCACCATAGCGCCGCTGCACTGCGGTATCGCGCCGACAGAGGATATTCAGATTGCATACAATCGTCTTTTCTATCACGGTCATTTGGACAATATCGTTGGAGGAGATGGCCGTGGCGGAGCTTGCGGGACGAACGGCGCTGATCACGGGCGCGGGATCGGGCATAGGCCTGGGCATCGCCCAAGCCTATGCGGACGAAGGCGCAAGCGTGTTCCTGGCCGACATCGATTCGGCGCGTCTCGAAGCGGCCGTGGCGGCGGCGCGCGGGCGCGGTGCCCAAGCCAGCGGCATCACGGCCGATGTCGGCGACCTCGCGAGCGTCCAGGCCATGGCGGCGGCGGCGACCGAGGCGCTCGGCCGCATCGATGTCGTGTGCAACAACGCGGGCATCCTCGACGACCTCATGCCGGCCGCGGACACCACGGACGCGCTCTGGCGACGGGTGATGGGCATAAACCTCGACGGCGCGTTCTATGTCTGCCGCGCGGTCCTGCCCGACATGGTGGCACGGGGTGCCGGCATCATCATCAACACGGTGTCGATCTCGGGCTCGCGCGGCAGCCGCGGCGGGTTCGCCTACACCGTGTCGAAGCATGGCCTGCTGGGCCTGACGCGCAGCATCGCAGTCACCTATGGCGAGTACGGCATTCGCTGCAACGCCATTTCACCGGGCTCGGTCGAGACCAACATCAGCACAGGGGACAACTGGCCGCCGATCGGACGGACGCTACGCGAGAAGGGCCTGTCGACCCGCCCGACGCGCGCCAAGCCGAACGACATCGCGCCGGTCGCGGTCTTCCTCGCCTCGGACCGGGCGCGGTATGTGAACGGCCACGACCTGGTCGCCGACGCCGGCTGGACGGTGTATTGAGCACCGCTCATAAGGTAGACCGCAAACCGAGAACATCGCGCGCCAAGATGATTGCGACTCATCGGCGGCCGCGATGGCCTCGGGCGGCTTCCCCTCAAAGAAGGATTGCGGTTTGGCGACGATCACGGCCGATGAGGTCGTCCTGTCCTCGGCGGACTTCGTGCGGCAGCAGATACGGGACTTCATCATTGCCGGACGGTTCGGCCCCGGCGAGCGGCTGATCGAGGCAAGCCTTGCCCAGGAACTGGGCGTCTCGCGCGGGCCCGTGCGCGACGCCCTGCGCGACCTGGCCAAGGAAGGCCTCGTCGTCCTGCGCCGCAACCGGGGAGCGGTCGTCGCCGAGATCCACGTCGAGGACGTGCTCGAGGTCTACGCCATCCGCGCCGCGCTCGGCACGCTCGCGCTGCGTCAGCTCATGTCGTCCAGCACCCTGCGCGCCGAGCTCGTGCCGGTCCTGAAAGCGCTCCTGCGCAAGGCGAAAGCACGGGAGGCGCGCGGCGACCAGCACATCTTCGTCGAGGCCGATACGGCCTTCCAGACCGCGATCGCCACCGGCAGCGGCCTGCGCCGGGTCGGCGCCATGTTCGCGCAGACCAGCGCCGAAGCGAAGATGTTCGTCAGCGCTCTGCGGGTCCGCTACGACGAGGAATATATTGGCCGCCGCCTCGACGAGCTCGACCGTCTCTTCCGGGCGATCAGCGAAGGCGACCTCGCCACGGCCGAGGCGGTCTGGCAAACGCGCTTCCGCAACGCCGCCAAGGAATTCGTCGAGGCGATCACGTTCGGCCCGCGCGACACGAGCCAATGGCCGCACCTGTTCCAGCTGGTCGAGAATCCGGAACAGTTCTTCCACAGCAAGCGGCAATCGACCGACGGCTAGGCCGTGTCGGGCTGTCGGATCGCCGCCCGTGCCCATGCCGGCGCGGCGCGACACCGGGTCAACCGGACGCCGCGAATCCATCGAGCCGTTCGGCCATGTCGTGCTGGTCCCTGGCGACCCGTGCCGCGGTCTCCGCGCGGGCCCTGGCGTCGGCATCGAGCCGCCGGTCGCGGCCGACATAGAGCGTCTGGCTGGGATAGGCGAACCCCGCCCCGCCCTCCTTGACGATCGCCTGGAGCTCCAGCAGCAACGCCTCCTGCACCTCGAGGAAGCGTCCGAAGTCGGACGTCGTCACGTAGGCCCGGACCTCGATGTCGATCGACGAGGAACCGAGGGCGACAAGGCGAGCCCGCGGCATCCCGGGCGTCTCCTCCACCATGGGATGCGCGGCGAGACGCCGTTGGATGGTCGGAAGAAGCCATTCGAGCTGCAGCCGCGTGGTCTCGTAGCGCAGGCGCAGGACCTGCAGGAGGAGGCAGCTGTTGCGCAGCGAATAATTGACGATGTGCATCTTCGCCAGGTCGGCGTTCGGCACCGTGGTCAAGGTGCCGTCGAGGCCGCGGATGCGCGACGAGCGGGGGCCGATCGTTTCGACCACACCGTTGCCGCTGCCGTACTGGATGAAATCGCCGATCCGGAACGGGCGATCCGCGAAGATGGAAATGCCGCCAAACAGGTTCTCGATGGTGGACTGCGCGGCCAGGGCCAGCGCGACGCCGCCGACGCCGACGCCGGCGACGAGCCCCAGGGCGGGAATACCGATCTTGTCGGCGCCGTAGGCGAGCACGCCGCCCGCCGCCACGATGCCGCCCACCCGCGCCACGAGCCGGAGAAGGTGCGCGTCGTAGCTCTGGTCCGGAATGGCGGGCAGCGCCACGATGAGCTCGACCACGAGGCGGCAGGCGAGCAGCGCCAGCCAGGCGAACGCGAGGTAGAGAACGACCGTGGTGACGATGATCTCGCCGCTGGCGAAGGACCCGGCAAGGCTGCTCTGAAACACCGCGAACGCGTGCGCCAGCCAAACCAGGCCCGCGAGAAGCGCGGGAACGGTCATGCGGGCCGCCAAGGCGCCGACCGATGTCCCGCCGTTGTCGAACCGGGCGATGATCATGCCCCAACCGACCGTCAGGGACCCGATCGCGATCCAGATGACGGCCGTCAGCAGCACCTTCCAAACCTGCGTCCCCAGGACCGGCTCCCGCAGCGGACCGGGCAGGTTCTCGATCCACGCGTCGGCAAAGAACGGCCCCGTGAAGGACACGGTCTGATCGGCCCAGTTCCGGTAGGCGGTGTCCCGGAGCAGCGGATAGTCCGCGATCCGCCGATGGAACTCGGGCAACCGTGCCACGGTCTGGCTCGAGAACAGGTATTCACCGGCACGCGGCCCCTGGGCGATGCGGGCGATCTCGATCTCGGTTTCGGGAATGGCCCAGCTCGCGGGCAGGCCTTCCTCCCCGCCCGGAATGTCCATCGGGTCGAGCACCGGCAAGCGCATCAGGACGTCGAAGAGCTGGGCCGTCCTGAGGCTCCCGACCTCGCCCCGCTCGGCCTCCGGCGTCTGGCTCAGGTCGAAGACCCGGCCGGACCGGCGAAGACCGTCGTAGATGGCGATCCGCCCCTCCCTGGTCTTGTTCGTGCGGTAGTCGAGAAACGTGTCCTCGATCTCCCGCGCGGCATCGAGGAAGGATTGATACGTCGCCCGCGGGCTCGACGTTTCCAGAGGCGCCAAAGGACTGGCCATAATGTCTTGCGCGAAAGCGGCGCCGGGCATCAGCAGAATCAGCGATGTCAGAATACGTAGAAAGATCATCTTTCAGATCCGGTGTCGGAATCGAGCAGCGAGAAGGCAAATATCTAATCGTTATTGGCTGTGCGCCTGCCTTTCCAGAACGGGTCCACACTGCCCAAGGTGGCAAAACTTGGCAACCAGCGTTTCCCCCACGCGCGATCCGGTCGAGCCGGATCCGACGGGCCGCCCTCTCCGCGCAGGCGCGTAGCCTTATCTCACGCCGCAGGCAGGCCGAAGAAGCCGAGGACGGCCTCGACCTGGCCCTCGAGCATCCGGGCGCCGGGCTGAACGATGCAGCCTCTCTGCCGCGCGCGTTCCAGAAGCGGCGAGATCGCCGGCTTCAGGACGGCGTCGACGACCAGGCTGCCCGATGCGATGCGCTCGGGATCGATCGGCAGCGGATCGTCCGCGCGCATGCCGAGCGGACTGCAATTGACCAGGAGGTCGAATCCCTCCGGGTCGGGCCCGTCCTGCTCGATCGCAAGAGCGGGATGGGCGACCGCGAGCGCGCCGGCCAGGCGGCGGACGCGTTCTCCGTCCGGGTCGCAGAGGCGGAGGCGAGCGATCCCGGCCTGCGCCATCGCATGGGCCACGGCCGTGCCGGCGCCGCCCGCGCCGACCAGGAGCGCCTGGCGCCCGGCCAGACGGTGGCCGGACGCGATCAGGGCGGAAACGCAGCCATGGCCGTCGAAATTGTCGCCCACCCATGCGCCGTCGGGCATGCAGCGCACGACGTTGACCGCCCCGATCGCGCGCGCGTTCGGCCCGATGCGGTCGACATGCGCCATGACGTCGATCTTGTGCGGCACCGTGACGATGATGCCGTCGAGGTTGCGCAATTGCCGGAGGCCCTGAAGAAACGCTGCCAGTCCCGACCGCGCGACATGCGCCGGGAAAAGGACCGCCCGGACCCCGGCCCGGCGGAAGGCGGGATTGAAGAGCTGCGGCGAGCCGACCTGCGCGATCGGGTCGCCGATGATCATATAGAGCCTCGTATCGCCGGAGAGCGGCAGCGGCAGTCCGGCCGGGTCGTAAGTCGTCATCGCAGCATCGCCCGTAGCGCGCGGTAGGCGTATCGAAAGGCGGGGGGGACGGTCAGCCGACGAACTGCGGCATGATCAGTCGCGGCAGGAACAAGGCGATTCCCGGCACGAAGATGATCAGCAGCACGACCGCGAGGAAGAGCGCGTAGAAGACCAGCATCTGCGGCATCACCCGGACGACCGGCACCTTGCCGATCGCGGCGGCGAGCAGGAGGCAAAGCCCGTAGGGCGGCGTCGCCAGGCCGAGCGCCAGGGTCATGACCACGATCAGGCCCGCGTGGATCGGGTTGGCCCCGCTCGTCTCGACCAGCTTGGTCACGATCGGCATGAAGATGATGATGGCGGGAATCGCGTCCATGAACGTGCCGACCACGATGAACACGAACATGATCCCGATCAGCGTGAGCGGCACGCTGCCGGTCATGCCGCTCGCGATGTCCGCAATCATGTCGGGCGCCTGGTAAAACGCGAGAAGCCAGCCGAAGACGGTCGCCGCGGCGACCGCGAGAAGCGGCTGGGAGTAGAGAACGGCCGCCTCGGACAGGATCGTCGGCAGGGCCCGCAGCTTGGCGGAGCGATACAGGACGAACATCAGCACCATGACGTAGACCACCGCGACCATGCCGGCCTCGGTCGCGGTGAACTTGCCCGTCAGCACGCCGCCTATGATGATCACCGGCACGAGCAGCGGGAGGAAGCCTTCCTTCCACGCGGTCGCGAACTCGCCGCGCGTCGCACGCGGCTCGGCCGGAAGGTCGTTCAGCCGTGCGTAGTAGTAGCTGTACGCGAGCTGCAGCACGCCGACGAGCATTCCCGGAATCGCGCCCGCCAGGAACAGCGCGCCGATCGAGACGCCGCCCTGCGCCCCGTAGATCACCATGATGATGCTGGGCGGGATGATCGACCCCATGGTCGAGGACGCCGCCGTGAGCGCCACCGTGAAGGTGCGGCTGTAGCCCCGGGCGACCATGGCCGGGATGATCACGGAGCCGACGCCCGCCGTGTCCGCTGTCGAGGAGCCGGACATCCCGGCGAAGATCATGCTGACCGTGACGTTGACATGGCCGAGACCGCCGCGGACCCAGCCGACCATGACCTGGGCGACCCGCATCAGCCGGTCGGTGATCATGCCGTTGTTGAGGAGCTGTCCGGCAAGCAGGAAAAAGGGCACGGCCAGGAGCGTGAACGAGTTGAGCCCCTGGAACATCTGCTGGACGACGAGGTCCGGCCGAAGCCCCTCCTGCAGGATGATGATCAGCGAAGCGAGCGTCAGCGCGTAGGCCACCGGGACGCGCAGGACGATCATCGCGAAGAAGCTCACGAAGAGAAGCGAAACCGGGCTCATACCGTCGACACCTCGTCCTCGATCGAATGCTTGCGCTCGGGATAGCCGAAGACGGCCGCGACGAGGTGCTCGAAGGTGAACAGGGTGAACGCCAGTCCCGCAGCCGGGAAGGCGGAGAACACCCAAAGCATCGAGTAGCCCATCATCGGCGTGAAGCGGCGACTGCCTGCCATCGCCATATGCCAGCCGAAGTAAAGCACGACCAGGGCGAAGATGAGGCTGACCACGGCGACGAATATACGGAGCCCGCGATTGAAGGCGCCCTCACCTTCCGGGATGAGGACGACGACGAAATGCGATTGCCGGCGCGCGGCCACGGCAGCGCCCAGCATCACCGACCACACGAACGCCATCACGGACCACTCGGACGGCCACATCAACGGCTTGAGGAGAACCTGCCGATAGATCACGTCGATGAAGACCACCGCCGTGAAGAGCGCGAGAAACGCTCCAGCGAGGAGGGCGAGAGCACGCTCGATGCTCGCGTTGAAACGGCAGAAGGCCTGAAACGCCGCGCCCTCCTGCCGCTCGCCGCCGTATCGTTCGTCTACGCTCATCATTGCCGGAAAGCTCTCCTTGCTGTCTGGAACGCCGTCGGGCCTTTTGGGCGAACCGCCGGGCCCGCTTGGCTCACTTCAGCTCGCGGATGCGGGCGAGAAGACCTTCGGTCCCGAGATCCTCCGCCGTCTCGTCCTGCAACTCGGCCAGGCTGGCGACGAAGGGAGCGGTGTCGACCTTGGTGATCGTGACGCCGTATTTCGCCGCCATCTCGTCGAGCAGCCGGTTGTCGCTCTCGATCGCGTTGTCGACGCCGAACGCGCTGGCGTCCTTGCCGGCTTGCACGATGGCCTGCTGCTGCTGCTCGGTCAGCCGGTCCCAGGTCATGGGGCTGATCGCGACGATCGACATCGGCCACTGGTGCTCGGTGAGCGAGAAATAGGGCGCGACCTCGTAGTGCTTATTGAGGACGTACGAGCCCG
Above is a genomic segment from Geminicoccaceae bacterium SCSIO 64248 containing:
- a CDS encoding ABC transporter substrate-binding protein, producing MLWRGGRSLLLTTAAFGAMSVSGMAAADPIKLAVIGPMTGDNAVYGVALQRGVELAVKQINAEGGVNGDEMVLDFLDTQCQATQAASAASRIASDPDVFAVIGDVCSSATLAALPIFYRAGLTEVSGSSTSPKITDVVQDSGYTNFARVIPSDAQQAVQLVNLAKVLNKKRVAILYASDDFGQQLFQYQQDAMPGSGLELVASETYTPAQTKNFTPQLTNIAGADPDVLLIDGYYNDAAAAVGQLSRVGLGDLAIIASAGVDQGDYMTLGGDATEGSYVFSYYNASNPSEANQAWVNAFQEAYGEMPNEQASYGYEIPFIYKLAIEQGATKDDLAEIVRGVTFEGPTGTTRFDENGDVVGKAGVVMQVKDGAFVVDPELTKSLSQ
- a CDS encoding SDR family NAD(P)-dependent oxidoreductase, whose product is MTSAFGGRMPVALITGASNGMGKATAERFLEAGWKVVALDIAPGAPEHGDCLLRLGDITDEDAVKAALADLPAGFDVLDAVVTAAGVYPTSNLDTMTVELYRHVFDINVLGTLLVIKHAKALLVEGGSITHFSSIDALTAVDNQLLYSAAKAAVSNATKTLALELAPLKIRVNGVAPGWVKTPNNMKSGRLERFLPTIPLRRAAEPAEVAELVFWLTAGAGAQYVTGETLVASGGLYMR
- a CDS encoding SDR family oxidoreductase, whose amino-acid sequence is MHTIVFSITVIWTISLEEMAVAELAGRTALITGAGSGIGLGIAQAYADEGASVFLADIDSARLEAAVAAARGRGAQASGITADVGDLASVQAMAAAATEALGRIDVVCNNAGILDDLMPAADTTDALWRRVMGINLDGAFYVCRAVLPDMVARGAGIIINTVSISGSRGSRGGFAYTVSKHGLLGLTRSIAVTYGEYGIRCNAISPGSVETNISTGDNWPPIGRTLREKGLSTRPTRAKPNDIAPVAVFLASDRARYVNGHDLVADAGWTVY
- a CDS encoding GntR family transcriptional regulator yields the protein MATITADEVVLSSADFVRQQIRDFIIAGRFGPGERLIEASLAQELGVSRGPVRDALRDLAKEGLVVLRRNRGAVVAEIHVEDVLEVYAIRAALGTLALRQLMSSSTLRAELVPVLKALLRKAKAREARGDQHIFVEADTAFQTAIATGSGLRRVGAMFAQTSAEAKMFVSALRVRYDEEYIGRRLDELDRLFRAISEGDLATAEAVWQTRFRNAAKEFVEAITFGPRDTSQWPHLFQLVENPEQFFHSKRQSTDG
- a CDS encoding mechanosensitive ion channel, translating into MASPLAPLETSSPRATYQSFLDAAREIEDTFLDYRTNKTREGRIAIYDGLRRSGRVFDLSQTPEAERGEVGSLRTAQLFDVLMRLPVLDPMDIPGGEEGLPASWAIPETEIEIARIAQGPRAGEYLFSSQTVARLPEFHRRIADYPLLRDTAYRNWADQTVSFTGPFFADAWIENLPGPLREPVLGTQVWKVLLTAVIWIAIGSLTVGWGMIIARFDNGGTSVGALAARMTVPALLAGLVWLAHAFAVFQSSLAGSFASGEIIVTTVVLYLAFAWLALLACRLVVELIVALPAIPDQSYDAHLLRLVARVGGIVAAGGVLAYGADKIGIPALGLVAGVGVGGVALALAAQSTIENLFGGISIFADRPFRIGDFIQYGSGNGVVETIGPRSSRIRGLDGTLTTVPNADLAKMHIVNYSLRNSCLLLQVLRLRYETTRLQLEWLLPTIQRRLAAHPMVEETPGMPRARLVALGSSSIDIEVRAYVTTSDFGRFLEVQEALLLELQAIVKEGGAGFAYPSQTLYVGRDRRLDADARARAETAARVARDQHDMAERLDGFAASG
- a CDS encoding shikimate dehydrogenase; this translates as MTTYDPAGLPLPLSGDTRLYMIIGDPIAQVGSPQLFNPAFRRAGVRAVLFPAHVARSGLAAFLQGLRQLRNLDGIIVTVPHKIDVMAHVDRIGPNARAIGAVNVVRCMPDGAWVGDNFDGHGCVSALIASGHRLAGRQALLVGAGGAGTAVAHAMAQAGIARLRLCDPDGERVRRLAGALAVAHPALAIEQDGPDPEGFDLLVNCSPLGMRADDPLPIDPERIASGSLVVDAVLKPAISPLLERARQRGCIVQPGARMLEGQVEAVLGFFGLPAA
- a CDS encoding TRAP transporter large permease, which translates into the protein MSPVSLLFVSFFAMIVLRVPVAYALTLASLIIILQEGLRPDLVVQQMFQGLNSFTLLAVPFFLLAGQLLNNGMITDRLMRVAQVMVGWVRGGLGHVNVTVSMIFAGMSGSSTADTAGVGSVIIPAMVARGYSRTFTVALTAASSTMGSIIPPSIIMVIYGAQGGVSIGALFLAGAIPGMLVGVLQLAYSYYYARLNDLPAEPRATRGEFATAWKEGFLPLLVPVIIIGGVLTGKFTATEAGMVAVVYVMVLMFVLYRSAKLRALPTILSEAAVLYSQPLLAVAAATVFGWLLAFYQAPDMIADIASGMTGSVPLTLIGIMFVFIVVGTFMDAIPAIIIFMPIVTKLVETSGANPIHAGLIVVMTLALGLATPPYGLCLLLAAAIGKVPVVRVMPQMLVFYALFLAVVLLIIFVPGIALFLPRLIMPQFVG
- a CDS encoding TRAP transporter small permease subunit gives rise to the protein MMSVDERYGGERQEGAAFQAFCRFNASIERALALLAGAFLALFTAVVFIDVIYRQVLLKPLMWPSEWSVMAFVWSVMLGAAVAARRQSHFVVVLIPEGEGAFNRGLRIFVAVVSLIFALVVLYFGWHMAMAGSRRFTPMMGYSMLWVFSAFPAAGLAFTLFTFEHLVAAVFGYPERKHSIEDEVSTV